A genomic stretch from Candidatus Flexicrinis proximus includes:
- a CDS encoding class I SAM-dependent methyltransferase has translation MQPPNRPPRKPAPKPAPVPSRHRPERKGWDNLADWYDGWVGKDGSKHHQRMAIPAALNLLDLKRGESLLDIGCGQGVLAPAVAETGAVYTGIDVSPSLLDLARKHHGRLGRFYEADACRLELSKDLRAATFDAVVFVLSIQDINPLDAALRGAAWSLKPGGRLVIVMTHPAFRVPRQSGWGYDENRKLTFRRIDRYLTPLSVPMKAYPGQTGVSISFHRPVSAYINGLSGYGLLIDALHEIPSYKTDTGEAENPAEKEIPLFLSLRARKLKAE, from the coding sequence ATGCAGCCCCCTAATCGTCCGCCGCGTAAACCCGCGCCCAAACCGGCGCCCGTCCCCTCGCGTCACCGTCCCGAACGCAAAGGATGGGACAATCTCGCCGACTGGTATGACGGTTGGGTGGGCAAGGATGGCAGCAAGCATCATCAGCGCATGGCCATCCCCGCCGCCTTGAACCTGCTCGACCTCAAGCGCGGCGAGTCGCTGCTCGATATCGGCTGCGGGCAGGGTGTCCTCGCGCCTGCTGTCGCCGAGACCGGCGCCGTCTATACCGGCATCGACGTCAGCCCTTCGCTCCTCGACCTTGCCCGCAAGCATCACGGCAGGCTGGGCCGCTTCTATGAGGCCGACGCCTGCCGCCTTGAACTGAGCAAAGACCTCCGCGCCGCCACTTTTGACGCCGTCGTCTTCGTCCTCTCTATTCAGGATATCAACCCGCTCGACGCGGCCCTGCGCGGCGCGGCCTGGTCGCTCAAGCCGGGAGGCCGCCTGGTCATCGTCATGACCCATCCCGCCTTTCGCGTCCCTCGCCAGAGCGGTTGGGGTTACGACGAAAACCGCAAGCTGACCTTCCGCCGCATCGATCGCTACCTGACGCCCCTCAGCGTCCCAATGAAAGCCTACCCCGGCCAGACCGGCGTCTCGATCAGCTTCCATCGTCCCGTCAGCGCCTATATCAATGGCCTTTCCGGCTACGGCCTCCTCATCGATGCGCTCCACGAAATCCCCTCCTATAAGACCGATACCGGCGAGGCCGAAAACCCGGCTGAGAAGGAAATCCCGCTTTTCCTCAGCCTCCGTGCCCGCAAGCTAAAGGCGGAGTGA
- a CDS encoding DUF429 domain-containing protein, producing the protein MPLVVGIDGCPAGWVAVSNDSGRFAARLYPTLDAVWRDFAGASRIWLDMPVGLAETSARSVDSAARSCLKPLRHNSVFSAPVRALVTC; encoded by the coding sequence ATGCCTCTCGTCGTGGGTATCGATGGCTGTCCTGCGGGGTGGGTGGCGGTGTCGAATGACTCCGGCCGGTTCGCCGCCCGCCTCTATCCAACGCTGGATGCAGTGTGGCGGGACTTCGCCGGTGCCTCACGCATCTGGCTGGACATGCCTGTCGGATTGGCTGAAACGAGCGCGCGGTCGGTGGACTCCGCTGCGCGCTCGTGCCTCAAACCCTTGCGCCATAACAGTGTCTTCAGTGCGCCCGTCCGCGCCCTTGTGACCTGCTAG
- a CDS encoding proline--tRNA ligase — MSQQAVTPLSEDVSKWYNEIIYRADMAAPSPVRGCVIIKPYGYEVWEAIRNGLDRRFKETGHHNAYFPLFIPESYLKREAEHVEGFAPELAVVTIGGGKELEERLVVRPTSETIIGEAFSQWIQSYRDLPLLINQWANVVRWEMRTRPFLRTTEFLWQEGHTAHVDHDDAQAETMQMLDIYADFAITEAAIPVIKGLKSENEKFAGALRTYTIEGMMRDGKALQSGTSHNLGQNFAKAFNISYLSRENTTEFCWTTSWGLSTRMVGAIVLAHGDDKGLRMPPVVAPIQVVLLPIYKTEEERGAVLDTVQRIAKELRAAGVRIHVDDRDETPGYKFNDWEMRGVPVRMEIGPKDVAKGNAVLARRDIPGKEGKRFVSQDGIVDAVRDLLREVQANLLDDATKFRDSRIHDVKTYDEMKQVVEAGGWARGWYAGEDKRGSADEARIKEETGATLRCFPLDQPGGSGKCFLTGKDADRVALFAKAY; from the coding sequence ATGTCGCAGCAAGCAGTCACCCCCCTCAGCGAAGACGTCTCGAAGTGGTATAACGAGATCATCTACCGCGCGGACATGGCTGCCCCGTCGCCGGTACGCGGCTGCGTCATCATTAAACCGTACGGCTACGAGGTGTGGGAAGCGATTCGCAACGGACTGGACCGGCGCTTCAAGGAGACCGGCCACCATAATGCGTATTTCCCGCTGTTTATCCCGGAGAGTTACCTGAAGCGCGAAGCCGAGCACGTCGAAGGGTTCGCGCCGGAACTGGCGGTCGTGACCATTGGTGGCGGCAAGGAACTGGAAGAACGGCTGGTGGTCCGGCCGACCAGCGAAACGATCATCGGCGAGGCTTTTAGCCAGTGGATACAGTCGTACCGCGACCTGCCGCTGCTGATTAACCAGTGGGCGAACGTGGTGCGCTGGGAGATGCGGACGCGGCCGTTCCTGCGGACAACCGAGTTCCTGTGGCAGGAAGGACATACCGCGCACGTCGACCATGACGATGCTCAGGCCGAGACGATGCAGATGCTGGACATTTACGCCGACTTCGCCATCACCGAGGCGGCCATCCCGGTGATCAAAGGTCTGAAGTCCGAAAACGAGAAGTTCGCGGGCGCGCTGCGGACGTATACGATCGAGGGGATGATGCGCGACGGTAAAGCGCTACAGAGCGGCACGTCGCATAACCTCGGCCAGAACTTCGCCAAAGCGTTCAACATCAGCTACCTGTCACGTGAGAATACAACCGAATTCTGCTGGACGACGAGCTGGGGTCTGTCCACCCGGATGGTCGGCGCGATCGTGCTGGCACACGGGGACGACAAAGGGCTGCGGATGCCGCCGGTGGTTGCGCCGATCCAGGTGGTGCTGCTGCCGATCTATAAGACCGAAGAGGAGCGCGGCGCGGTGTTGGATACCGTGCAGCGCATCGCGAAGGAACTGCGGGCGGCGGGTGTCCGCATTCACGTTGACGACCGCGACGAGACCCCAGGCTATAAGTTCAACGACTGGGAGATGCGCGGTGTGCCCGTCCGCATGGAGATCGGCCCGAAAGACGTTGCCAAGGGCAACGCGGTGCTGGCACGGCGCGACATTCCCGGCAAGGAAGGCAAGCGGTTCGTGTCGCAGGACGGAATCGTCGACGCCGTACGCGACCTGCTGCGCGAGGTACAGGCGAACCTACTGGACGACGCGACAAAGTTCCGCGACAGCCGGATCCACGACGTCAAGACCTACGACGAGATGAAGCAGGTTGTCGAGGCCGGCGGTTGGGCGCGCGGCTGGTATGCCGGCGAAGACAAGCGCGGCAGCGCCGACGAAGCGCGTATCAAGGAAGAAACAGGCGCCACCCTGCGCTGCTTCCCGCTGGATCAGCCGGGTGGGAGCGGGAAGTGCTTCCTGACCGGCAAGGACGCCGATCGGGTCGCGCTGTTCGCCAAGGCGTACTAA
- a CDS encoding N-acetylmuramoyl-L-alanine amidase: MTDETPKNPNELKRRPRTTPSGEMPASLIFTELVRQAAARKAAQNEDTPDIPPPKSSLPQFFDEDELPPQPSGDKPQSASRRPPTDGRRARPPEASGAAAPAQPAEAAAPPVPAPMMPEPQVPAPTFTHASARAFTDEERKGAVALEAERIRRVKKRQAVRHARRVGVLGGVVRALLVVSFAAGLMATILSWFTSPEFLQPEMRRNLSVALYSDRPTPTPTVAPTPNWARTIGIVSGHRGPGQFAAYDPGATCPDSDITENDINFAVASQVVLALRQRGYSVLLLDEFDPRLNDFQAAALVSIHSNDCRDYGEVVSGFLVAKAAAKPTGGPDDQLAECIGSLYGSITSLGRRFGTTIHMTDYHSFREIHPLTPAAIVELGFMRADRDSLTNRQETLARGVVEGILCFLEPDNPFGILPVTPEPSPTAIPDA, from the coding sequence ATGACCGACGAAACGCCGAAGAATCCCAATGAACTAAAACGCCGCCCGCGCACCACGCCGAGCGGCGAAATGCCGGCATCGCTGATTTTCACCGAGCTGGTGCGGCAGGCGGCTGCGCGGAAAGCGGCGCAAAACGAAGATACACCGGATATCCCGCCGCCGAAGTCGAGCCTGCCGCAGTTTTTCGACGAGGACGAGCTTCCGCCGCAGCCAAGCGGGGACAAGCCGCAATCGGCAAGCCGCAGGCCGCCGACAGACGGACGCAGAGCGCGGCCGCCCGAAGCAAGCGGCGCAGCGGCACCCGCGCAGCCCGCAGAGGCCGCAGCTCCGCCCGTCCCAGCGCCGATGATGCCTGAGCCGCAAGTCCCCGCGCCCACATTTACGCACGCGTCCGCGCGCGCCTTCACAGACGAAGAGCGCAAGGGGGCGGTGGCGCTGGAAGCGGAGCGTATCCGGCGCGTCAAGAAGCGCCAGGCGGTGCGGCACGCAAGGCGGGTGGGCGTGCTGGGCGGAGTCGTCCGGGCGCTGCTGGTCGTGAGCTTCGCCGCCGGGTTGATGGCGACGATTTTAAGCTGGTTCACCAGCCCGGAATTCCTGCAGCCGGAGATGCGCCGGAACCTGTCGGTCGCGCTGTATTCGGACCGCCCGACGCCAACGCCGACGGTGGCCCCGACGCCGAACTGGGCGCGCACGATCGGGATTGTGAGCGGGCACCGCGGGCCGGGACAATTCGCGGCATACGACCCTGGCGCGACCTGCCCGGACAGCGATATCACCGAGAACGACATCAATTTCGCGGTGGCGTCACAGGTGGTACTGGCGCTGCGCCAACGCGGTTACAGCGTGCTGCTGCTGGACGAATTCGATCCGCGGCTCAACGACTTTCAGGCCGCCGCGCTGGTCAGCATCCACAGCAATGACTGCCGCGATTACGGCGAAGTGGTCAGCGGATTTCTGGTGGCGAAGGCTGCCGCTAAGCCTACCGGCGGGCCGGACGATCAACTGGCCGAATGCATCGGATCGCTGTACGGCTCAATCACGAGCCTGGGGCGGCGGTTCGGCACGACGATCCACATGACGGATTACCACTCGTTCCGTGAAATCCACCCGCTGACACCCGCGGCGATCGTCGAACTGGGGTTCATGCGGGCCGACCGCGACTCGCTGACGAACCGGCAGGAAACACTGGCGCGCGGCGTGGTTGAAGGTATTTTGTGTTTCCTTGAACCGGATAACCCGTTCGGAATCCTACCCGTGACGCCCGAACCGTCCCCGACTGCTATCCCGGATGCTTAA
- a CDS encoding tetratricopeptide repeat protein, with protein MPTSVQQLDQVRNLIKDGKREKAVERLTQLIEDDRKNPELWWLLANALSDPAKARRALAELRSLAPRDKRVEELAQKLEARKLVKQVASKSAKAPRTRRGGARSIIWFILVFIAILGSVLALGLYALDLRNQLATRDAIQPTLLVLPSLTNTDTPTATFTPTDTPTATATNTPTPTSTPTATATETPTATPTDTPTSTSTATATSTPTATSTATASVTPSATITDTPAGGQLTQTAVAEATSTALAILPEITAESTAEVGQVALEPTPTSTPVLLATFTPAGDTTEGNFSAPASVAAQSTVDQGVLLAEGVRRAVIAPYAEHIWSLSAAQGETLSIDISTLTGGGSPLLTLLDSGGQVIASAGSIERGSTATSATLVAEIPAEGAYSLVVRVSTVNQQLYTLELKRS; from the coding sequence ATGCCGACATCCGTTCAGCAGCTTGATCAAGTCAGAAACCTCATAAAGGACGGTAAGCGGGAAAAAGCGGTCGAACGCTTGACCCAGCTGATCGAGGACGACCGCAAGAACCCTGAATTATGGTGGTTGCTGGCCAACGCCCTGAGCGATCCCGCAAAAGCGCGCCGCGCCTTGGCTGAACTCCGCAGCCTCGCCCCGCGTGACAAGCGCGTCGAGGAACTCGCGCAGAAGCTTGAGGCGCGCAAGCTGGTTAAGCAGGTCGCCTCCAAGTCCGCCAAAGCCCCGCGCACCCGTCGCGGCGGCGCGCGCAGTATCATCTGGTTTATTCTCGTCTTTATCGCCATTTTGGGTTCGGTGCTCGCCCTGGGTCTTTACGCCCTCGACTTGCGTAACCAGCTCGCTACCCGTGACGCGATCCAGCCGACCTTGCTTGTTCTGCCGTCGCTGACCAATACCGACACGCCGACCGCGACCTTCACGCCGACCGATACTCCGACCGCAACGGCCACCAACACGCCGACTCCGACCAGCACGCCCACCGCTACGGCCACCGAAACGCCAACTGCCACCCCGACCGATACGCCGACCAGCACCTCGACCGCGACCGCCACCAGCACGCCGACCGCCACCAGCACCGCCACGGCTTCTGTCACCCCGTCCGCCACTATCACCGACACTCCGGCGGGCGGACAGCTCACACAGACTGCCGTTGCCGAGGCTACCAGCACTGCCCTGGCAATCCTTCCGGAAATCACCGCGGAATCGACGGCTGAAGTAGGGCAGGTGGCTCTCGAACCGACACCGACCTCTACGCCCGTCCTGCTGGCGACCTTCACGCCTGCCGGCGACACCACCGAAGGCAATTTCAGCGCGCCCGCCTCCGTCGCGGCCCAGTCCACCGTCGATCAGGGCGTCTTGCTGGCTGAGGGCGTCCGCCGCGCGGTCATCGCGCCTTATGCCGAGCACATCTGGTCTCTCAGCGCCGCGCAGGGAGAGACTCTCTCCATCGACATCTCCACCCTCACCGGTGGCGGCAGCCCCTTGCTGACGCTGCTCGACTCCGGTGGTCAGGTCATCGCCTCCGCGGGCAGCATCGAGCGGGGCAGCACCGCTACCTCTGCCACCCTGGTCGCGGAGATTCCTGCCGAGGGTGCCTATTCGTTGGTTGTGCGGGTCTCGACCGTCAACCAGCAGTTGTATACGCTGGAATTGAAGCGTTCATAA
- a CDS encoding LCP family protein, translating into MRRIVLIVCLSVLLLPLLAMPAAAQGRWDGQSRFTILVMGVDRRPGARDNFNTRVDSILILSVDPLTNSIGVLHIPRDLHLAALDSEPLIRANTLMIRGESIQEGYGPFYMMDTLGYNLGIFIDGFITFDFEAFIDLVDALGGVEVTTNYIINDPTYPDMNSGFDPFYLPSGTHLLDGRTALKFARTRHGDNDYLRGERQMQLLKAIGLKATDGTVLPSLIAQAPQLMETFAGHVYTDLTTEELVPLALFGARVPVESIKTGSLSGRFMATVQVSGTTERVNTPDRDVLEELMRDTFGADYAG; encoded by the coding sequence TTGCTTCCCCTTCTTGCCATGCCCGCTGCGGCGCAGGGGCGCTGGGACGGTCAGAGCCGCTTTACCATTCTCGTCATGGGTGTCGACCGGCGCCCCGGCGCGCGCGATAACTTCAACACTCGCGTAGACTCGATCCTGATCCTCAGCGTCGATCCGCTCACCAATAGTATCGGTGTGCTCCACATCCCGCGTGACCTGCATCTCGCCGCCCTCGACAGCGAACCGCTCATCCGCGCCAATACCCTCATGATCCGCGGCGAGTCCATTCAGGAAGGCTATGGGCCGTTCTACATGATGGACACCCTCGGCTATAACCTCGGCATCTTCATCGACGGCTTCATCACCTTCGACTTTGAGGCCTTCATCGACCTCGTCGACGCCCTCGGCGGCGTCGAAGTCACGACCAACTACATCATCAACGACCCGACCTATCCGGACATGAATTCTGGCTTTGACCCCTTCTATCTCCCCTCAGGGACACACCTCCTTGACGGCCGGACCGCTCTCAAATTCGCGCGCACCCGTCACGGGGACAATGACTATCTGCGTGGCGAACGCCAGATGCAGCTCCTCAAAGCCATCGGCCTCAAAGCCACCGACGGCACCGTCCTGCCCAGCCTGATCGCCCAGGCGCCCCAGTTGATGGAGACTTTCGCCGGTCATGTCTACACCGACCTGACGACCGAAGAACTGGTTCCATTGGCGCTGTTTGGTGCCCGAGTTCCGGTTGAAAGCATCAAGACCGGCAGCCTCAGTGGACGCTTTATGGCCACCGTCCAGGTCTCTGGCACGACCGAACGGGTCAACACCCCTGACCGCGATGTGCTCGAAGAACTGATGCGCGATACGTTCGGCGCCGACTACGCCGGCTAA
- a CDS encoding P1 family peptidase, with amino-acid sequence MRLRDLGITPGRLLPGPYNAITDVAGVRVGHSTLNSGTDIRTGVTAIIPHEGDVFREKVAAGVHTINGFGKATGFEQIRTRGTIETPILLTNTLNVGSVSDALVSYMLREHSEIGLTSGTVNPVVGECNDGFLNDIRGRHVHEQHVWQAIEGAAEGHVREGCAGAGTGTACFQFKGGIGTASRRTADQRFTVGVLVQTNFGARAEMMFYGIPLGQHLLNEALPQPGPGSIMIVVATDAPLDARQLTRLAMRAPLALGRTGTVSQDGSGDFAIAFSTANRWLHTPSEAVEPVTRFSEQSATMNALFLATVESIEEAIWNSVIAAETTQGRDGNTLHALAHSALLHWYRHHRHL; translated from the coding sequence ATGCGGCTGCGCGACCTGGGTATCACGCCCGGAAGACTGCTGCCCGGCCCGTACAATGCCATCACAGATGTGGCAGGGGTGCGGGTGGGCCATAGCACGCTGAACAGCGGTACGGATATCCGCACCGGCGTCACGGCGATCATTCCGCATGAGGGCGACGTCTTCCGCGAGAAAGTTGCGGCAGGCGTACACACGATCAACGGGTTCGGCAAGGCCACCGGCTTCGAGCAAATCCGGACGCGCGGCACGATCGAGACGCCGATCCTGCTGACGAACACGCTGAACGTCGGAAGCGTCAGCGATGCACTGGTCAGCTATATGCTGCGCGAACACAGCGAGATCGGGCTGACCAGCGGCACCGTGAACCCGGTCGTCGGGGAGTGCAACGACGGATTTCTGAACGACATCCGCGGACGGCATGTTCACGAGCAGCACGTATGGCAAGCGATCGAGGGCGCGGCGGAAGGCCACGTCCGCGAAGGATGCGCCGGCGCAGGGACGGGAACGGCGTGCTTCCAGTTCAAAGGCGGCATCGGCACGGCGTCGCGAAGGACGGCTGACCAGCGGTTCACGGTGGGCGTACTGGTACAGACGAATTTCGGCGCGCGGGCGGAGATGATGTTCTACGGCATCCCGCTCGGCCAACACCTGCTAAACGAAGCGCTTCCGCAGCCCGGACCTGGCTCGATCATGATCGTGGTAGCGACCGACGCACCGCTGGACGCGCGACAACTGACGCGGCTGGCGATGCGCGCGCCGCTGGCATTGGGACGGACGGGCACGGTCAGCCAGGACGGCAGCGGCGACTTCGCGATCGCATTTTCGACCGCGAACCGCTGGCTGCACACGCCCAGCGAGGCCGTCGAGCCGGTCACGCGGTTCAGCGAACAGAGCGCAACGATGAATGCGCTGTTCCTGGCGACGGTCGAGTCGATCGAAGAAGCGATCTGGAACAGCGTTATCGCAGCGGAGACGACACAGGGGCGGGATGGCAATACCCTGCACGCGCTTGCGCACTCCGCGCTGCTGCACTGGTACCGCCATCACCGACACCTATAA
- a CDS encoding CopD family protein has protein sequence MLDWTHLLAVGLWVGGLAALVLVSPAALKPLAPEDARKALLAALRRFSPLAATCLAIVVATGIFSASLWVRPATLLNASYGLTLLVKLAMVAGLVGLGAVHRAALNPDRFARWYLPKFEPTGWRRTLRLEVVFGLAALVGAGWLTASPVPIPPDAVKPVAPLVAVQEAGGYEIAVTLSPGGPGANTIDMQITRDGGAVDGLTAELQSAFPEADTRGAWSQFQPISSGVYSTVTPDIDRPGAWWSVIDITADGAAPIRAAFGWDIREDAAVEATLPLNAAQAGALVLALAAFGYALYPGVRWVIRRLDLSAQAVTVALVAVVGSSLALAAGSVLIAQENDRYYATLNPAPQIVNPTLPNAESLARGAALLDTSCGWVQDSAGWEELVTRLPRTRDEELFTFTRDGFRGLPACSALTDAQRWDLVNALRSALRNERT, from the coding sequence GTGCTGGACTGGACACACCTGCTGGCGGTCGGGCTGTGGGTGGGCGGACTGGCGGCGCTGGTGCTGGTCAGCCCGGCGGCGCTGAAACCGCTTGCACCGGAAGACGCACGGAAGGCGCTGCTGGCGGCCCTGAGGCGCTTCTCACCGCTGGCGGCGACGTGCCTGGCGATCGTGGTGGCGACCGGCATCTTCAGCGCGTCGCTGTGGGTGCGGCCCGCTACGCTGTTAAACGCAAGCTACGGACTGACGCTGCTGGTCAAGCTGGCGATGGTCGCCGGACTGGTGGGACTCGGCGCCGTCCACCGCGCAGCCCTGAACCCAGACCGCTTTGCGCGCTGGTACCTGCCCAAGTTTGAGCCGACCGGCTGGCGGCGCACGCTGCGGCTGGAGGTCGTCTTCGGCCTGGCGGCGCTGGTTGGCGCGGGATGGCTGACGGCGTCTCCGGTGCCGATCCCGCCGGATGCGGTGAAGCCGGTCGCCCCACTGGTCGCCGTTCAGGAGGCGGGGGGATACGAGATCGCGGTGACGCTCAGCCCTGGGGGGCCGGGCGCCAACACGATCGACATGCAAATCACGCGGGACGGCGGGGCGGTCGACGGACTGACCGCGGAACTACAGTCTGCGTTCCCCGAAGCCGACACACGCGGCGCATGGAGTCAGTTCCAACCAATCTCCAGCGGCGTATATTCGACGGTGACGCCGGACATCGACCGCCCCGGCGCGTGGTGGTCGGTGATCGACATCACGGCGGACGGCGCGGCGCCGATACGCGCGGCTTTCGGGTGGGACATCCGCGAGGATGCCGCAGTGGAAGCCACACTGCCGCTGAATGCCGCGCAGGCTGGCGCGCTGGTGCTGGCGCTGGCGGCGTTCGGATACGCTCTGTACCCAGGCGTGCGATGGGTCATTCGCCGGCTGGACTTGTCGGCGCAGGCGGTCACGGTGGCGCTGGTGGCCGTGGTCGGGTCGTCGCTGGCGCTGGCGGCCGGCTCGGTGCTAATCGCCCAGGAGAACGACCGGTACTATGCGACGCTGAACCCGGCACCGCAAATCGTCAACCCTACCCTGCCGAACGCAGAGTCGCTGGCGCGCGGAGCGGCACTACTGGACACGTCGTGTGGCTGGGTGCAGGACAGCGCCGGCTGGGAAGAACTGGTCACACGCCTGCCGCGCACCCGCGATGAAGAACTATTTACGTTTACCCGCGACGGTTTCCGCGGGCTGCCCGCCTGTTCGGCGCTCACCGATGCGCAGCGGTGGGACCTGGTCAACGCACTGCGCTCGGCACTCAGAAACGAAAGGACCTAA
- a CDS encoding S9 family peptidase, with protein MKPLDLSPDAPWRKRFTVPLVPISQVAGRNPARGLATSNQSGVYQLHAWDVATGSMRQITDAPAGVVFGGISPDGRWIYYHKDQQGNEIGHFVRVPFEGGDPEDITPDMPLYSSFSLTQSMNGAILGFSTSTRDGDSQYVLPVAPDGTLGTRRRLHTSHRLTSGPTLSADGKYAVVDTSERSQNLNMTLLAFNVETGEMIGVQQDADASVQSSGFSPVDGDQRLLATTNVSGFVRPLLWDLASGQRIDLPFSGMDGDIYANDWSPDGKRLLLTQYMKAQYQLHIYDIDKSTLTPLQHPGGSFNGGYFYDDTTIFIHHQDAQHPTQLVALDAATGAQKRVVLSVAQPPASRPWRSVTFPGARGETVQGWVATPEGTGPWPTILETHGGPTAVQTEVFSAGGQAWLDHGFAFFTLNYHGSVTFGRQFEQSIYGNLGELEVEDMAAAYRWLVDNGIAKPDEVLLTGGSYGGYLTLLGVGKTPELYAGGMAVVAIADWKLMYEDQADTLRGYQRSLFGGTPDEMPEQHAKSSPITYAPQVRAPILVIQGENDTRCPARQMHLYEDTLKAQGKEIKVEWFDAGHGSRAMDKNIEHMELKLRWAYRVLG; from the coding sequence ATGAAACCGCTCGACCTCTCGCCCGATGCGCCCTGGCGCAAGCGCTTCACCGTCCCCCTTGTCCCCATCTCGCAGGTCGCCGGCCGCAACCCCGCCCGTGGCCTCGCCACCAGCAATCAGAGCGGCGTCTACCAGCTACACGCCTGGGATGTCGCCACCGGCAGCATGCGCCAGATTACCGATGCCCCCGCCGGCGTCGTCTTTGGCGGCATTTCCCCCGACGGCCGCTGGATTTACTACCATAAGGACCAGCAGGGCAATGAAATCGGTCACTTCGTGCGCGTCCCCTTCGAAGGTGGCGACCCGGAAGACATCACGCCGGACATGCCGCTGTATTCCTCTTTCAGTCTCACTCAAAGCATGAACGGAGCAATACTCGGCTTCTCGACCTCGACCCGTGACGGCGATTCGCAGTACGTCCTGCCTGTCGCGCCGGACGGGACACTCGGAACTCGCCGCCGCCTCCATACCAGCCATCGCCTGACCAGCGGCCCGACCCTCAGCGCGGACGGTAAATACGCCGTGGTCGACACCAGCGAGCGCAGCCAGAACCTGAACATGACCCTGCTTGCCTTCAACGTCGAAACCGGCGAAATGATCGGCGTGCAGCAGGATGCCGACGCCAGCGTGCAGTCGTCGGGCTTTTCGCCTGTTGACGGCGATCAGCGCCTCTTGGCGACCACCAACGTCAGCGGCTTTGTCCGCCCTCTTCTCTGGGACCTTGCCAGCGGTCAGCGCATCGACCTGCCTTTTTCCGGCATGGACGGCGACATCTACGCCAACGACTGGTCGCCCGACGGCAAGCGCCTGCTCCTGACCCAGTATATGAAGGCGCAGTACCAGCTTCATATCTATGACATCGACAAATCCACCCTCACGCCGCTCCAGCACCCCGGCGGTTCCTTCAATGGCGGCTACTTCTACGACGACACCACCATCTTTATCCACCATCAGGACGCCCAGCATCCCACCCAACTCGTCGCCCTCGATGCCGCGACGGGCGCGCAGAAGCGCGTCGTCCTGTCCGTCGCCCAGCCGCCCGCATCCCGTCCCTGGCGTTCGGTGACCTTCCCCGGCGCGCGCGGCGAAACTGTACAGGGCTGGGTTGCCACGCCCGAAGGCACCGGCCCCTGGCCGACCATCTTGGAGACCCACGGCGGCCCGACCGCCGTCCAGACTGAAGTCTTCAGCGCCGGCGGGCAGGCCTGGCTCGATCATGGCTTCGCCTTCTTCACTCTGAACTATCACGGCTCGGTTACCTTTGGCCGCCAGTTCGAACAGTCCATCTATGGCAATCTCGGCGAATTGGAAGTCGAAGACATGGCCGCGGCCTATCGTTGGCTGGTCGACAACGGCATCGCCAAACCCGACGAAGTGCTACTTACCGGCGGCAGCTACGGCGGCTACCTGACCCTGTTAGGCGTCGGCAAAACGCCGGAGCTGTATGCCGGCGGCATGGCGGTCGTCGCCATCGCCGACTGGAAGCTGATGTACGAGGATCAGGCCGACACCCTGCGCGGCTATCAGCGCTCGCTCTTTGGCGGCACCCCCGACGAGATGCCCGAGCAGCACGCCAAGTCCAGCCCGATCACCTACGCCCCTCAGGTGCGCGCGCCCATTCTGGTCATTCAGGGCGAGAACGACACGCGCTGTCCCGCCCGTCAGATGCACCTCTACGAAGACACCCTCAAGGCGCAGGGCAAGGAAATCAAAGTCGAGTGGTTTGACGCCGGCCACGGCAGCCGCGCCATGGACAAGAATATCGAGCACATGGAACTCAAACTCCGCTGGGCCTACCGCGTGCTGGGCTGA
- a CDS encoding GNAT family N-acetyltransferase: protein MVELVRPHGRARESFLAAVEEFKPEGRYTEVTRENVDAVIARMVLDESEPLKGKVPDTILWLVKGDHFIGRLSIRHHLNEHLEKHGGHIGYELRASERGKGYGTLILKLGKEWARKIGLKRALLTCDVTNEPSIRVIKANGGVLQDRIRPEGRAVDSFRWWIELEGSERSEKK, encoded by the coding sequence ATCGTCGAACTGGTCCGGCCGCACGGACGGGCTAGAGAGAGCTTCCTGGCGGCCGTCGAGGAATTCAAGCCGGAGGGCCGGTATACCGAGGTGACGCGCGAAAATGTTGACGCGGTCATCGCGCGGATGGTGCTGGACGAGTCGGAACCGCTGAAGGGTAAAGTGCCGGACACGATCCTGTGGCTGGTCAAAGGCGACCACTTCATCGGGCGGCTGTCGATCCGCCACCACCTGAACGAGCATCTTGAGAAGCACGGGGGCCACATCGGCTACGAACTGCGGGCGTCGGAGCGTGGCAAGGGCTACGGGACGCTGATTCTGAAGCTGGGCAAGGAATGGGCGCGGAAGATCGGACTAAAGCGCGCCCTGCTGACGTGCGACGTGACAAACGAGCCGAGCATCCGGGTGATTAAGGCGAACGGCGGCGTGCTGCAAGACCGGATTCGCCCTGAGGGCCGCGCGGTCGACTCGTTCCGGTGGTGGATCGAACTTGAGGGAAGTGAGAGAAGTGAAAAGAAGTGA